In Equus przewalskii isolate Varuska chromosome 22, EquPr2, whole genome shotgun sequence, the following proteins share a genomic window:
- the CARD19 gene encoding caspase recruitment domain-containing protein 19 isoform X2: protein MTEQTYCDRLVQDTPFLTGPGRLSEQQVDRIILQLNRYYPQILSNKDAEKFRSPKASLRMRLCDLLGHLQRSGERDCQEFYRALYIHAQPLHSHLPSRHALQDSDCTELDSGAASGELSDRGPVAFLACLGLAAGLALLLYCCPPDPKVLPGSRRVLGFSPVIIDRHVSRFLLTFLTDDLGGL from the exons AGCAGACCTACTGTGACCGCCTGGTCCAGGACACGCCTTTCCTCACGGGCCCTGGGCGCCTGAGTGAGCAGCAGGTGGACAGGATCATCCTCCAGCTGAACCGCTACTACCCCCAGATCCTCAGCAACAAGGACGCGGAAAAG TTCCGGAGCCCCAAGGCGTCCCTGCGCATGCGGCTCTGCGAcctcctgggccacctgcagcggagcggtgAGCGGGACTGCCAGGAGTTTTACCGCGCCCTGTACATCCACGCCCAGCCCCTGCACAGCCATCTGCCCAGCCGGCACGCCCTGC AGGACTCAGATTGCACAGAGCTAGACTCGGGCGCTGCAAGTGGCGAACTCAGTGACAGGG GACCCGTGGCCTTCCTGGCCTGCCTCGGCCTGGCCGCAGGGCTGGCGCTGCTCCTCTACTGCTGCCCTCCAG ACCCCAAGGTGCTGCCGGGGTCCCGGCGCGTCCTGGGCTTCTCCCCTGTCATCATCGACAGGCACGTCAGCCGCTTCCTGCTGACCTTCCTCACAGACGACCTGGGGGGGCTCTGA